In the Rhinatrema bivittatum chromosome 6, aRhiBiv1.1, whole genome shotgun sequence genome, one interval contains:
- the CSRNP3 gene encoding LOW QUALITY PROTEIN: cysteine/serine-rich nuclear protein 3 (The sequence of the model RefSeq protein was modified relative to this genomic sequence to represent the inferred CDS: deleted 1 base in 1 codon), whose amino-acid sequence MSGILKRKFEEVDGSSPCSSVQESDEDVSSSESADSSDSVNPSTSNHFTPCSILKREKRMRTKNVHFNCVTVYYFTRRQGFTSVPSQGGSTLGMSSRHNSIRQYTLGEFAMEQKRLHREMLRDHLREEKLNSLKMKMTKNGTMESDEATVLTLDDISDDDIDLDNTEVDEYFFLQPLPTKKRRALLRASGVKKIDVEEKHELRAIRLSREDCGCDCRVFCDPETCTCSLAGIKCQVDRMAFPCGCTKEGCSNTAGRIEFNPIRVRTHFLHTIMKLEIEKNREQQGSAINGCHEEISAHSISMTQSAHPVEYALTENFEIETKPQATMLHFQSVEDLDCQGEDDDDEEDDGSSFCSGATDSSTQSLAPSDSDDDDNNDDEDDDDEDDEEDEEKAEDFLEGMGNHVEAVPLPSVLCYSDGTAVHENYSKSTPYYTNSSPLYYQIENRPASPANQIAETFPERGTLKNGSLSLVPFSMAAEQFVDYTRQPEENFSSSHYPATNPSVIVCCSSSEGDTSVPCHSLYPEHRPSHSQMEFHSYLKSPSQDGFVSSLNGSSHHVSEHLTETSISLSETSKLHGECIKSAVVETVPV is encoded by the exons caTGCTCTATCCTAAAAAGGGAGAAGCGGATGAGGACAAAGAATGTTCACTTTAACTGTGTTACAGTGTATTACTTCACAAGGAGGCAAGGCTTCACCAGTGTACCCAGTCAGGGAGGCAGCACCTTGGGCATGTCCAGCCGTCATAACAGTATTCGCCAGTATACCCTTGGAGAGTTTGCCATGGAACAGAAAAGGCTACACAGAGAGATGTTGAGAGACCACCTAAGAGAGGAAAAACTCAATTCCTTGAAAATGAAG ATGACCAAGAATGGCACAATGGAGTCTGATGAAGCCACAGTCCTCACGCTGGATGACATTTCTGATGATGATATTGATTTAGACAACACAGAAGTTgatgagtatttttttttacaacccctgCCCACAAAGAAACGGAGGGCACTACTGCGAGCTTCTGGAGTGAAAAAGATTGACGTGGAAGAAAAACATGAGCTGCGGGCTATCCGTCTCTCTCGAGAAGACTGTGGCTGTGATTGCAGAGTGTTTTGTGATCCAGAAACTTGCACTTGCAGCCTTGCAGGCATAAAATGCCAG GTGGATCGTATGGCTTTCCCATGTGGTTGTACTAAAGAAGGCTGCAGTAATACAGCAGGCAGAATTGAATTTAATCCTATTCGAGTTAGGACTCACTTTTTGCACACAATAATGAAgctagaaattgaa aaaaacagagAGCAGCAAGGTTCTGCAATAAATGGTTGCCATGAAGAAATAAGTGCTCATAGCATTTCTATGACTCAGTCTGCACATCCTGTAGAATATGCACTCACGGAGAATTTTGAGATTGAAACTAAACCTCAGGCAACAATGCTGCACTTTCAGTCAGTTGAGGATTTGGACTGTCAAGGGGAAGATGATGACGACGAGGAGGATGATGGGAGTAGTTTTTGTAGTGGAGCTACCGATTCCAGCACACAAAGTTTAGCACCTAGTGATTCAGATGATGATGACAACAATGACGACGAAGATGATGACGATGAAGATGAtgaagaagatgaagaaaaagCTGAAGATTTTTTAGAAGGAATGGGCAACCATGTAGAAGCCGTACCCTTGCCTTCAGTCCTTTGCTACTCAGATGGCACAGCAGTGCATGAAAACTACTCTAAAAGCACTCCATATTATACAAATTCCTCACCTCTCTACTATCAAATAGAGAACCGCCCTGCCAGTCCTGCTAACCAGATTGCCGAGACATTCCCAGAAAGAGGAACTCTAAAAAATGGTAGCCTCTCTCTGGTGCCTTTCAGCATGGCAGCAGAACAATTTGTTGACTATACAAGGCAACCTGAAGAAAATTTCAGCAGTTCTCACTATCCAGCTACAAATCCCTCTGTGATAGTTTGCTGCTCCTCTTCAGAAGGGGATACCAGTGTTCCGTGTCACAGTTTATACCCTGAACACAGGCCAAGTCATTCTCAAATGGAATTTCACTCCTACTTAAAAAGCCCCTCTCAGGATGGATTTGTCTCCAGTTTAAATGGAAGTAGTCACCATGTATCAGAGCACCTAACTGAGACTTCTATAAGCCTTTCAGAAACCAGTAAACTGCACGGAGAGTGCATCAAATCAGCTGTAGTGGAAACAGTACCTGTTTAG